From a single Sphingosinicellaceae bacterium genomic region:
- a CDS encoding transglutaminase-like domain-containing protein, whose product MVRKSMDSGGIDPAMDPALARLGLLDDADIDLADAALACAGADRPGSDLSPLKARIAGLAGRLLAQSSGITASAERAALLVALLSGEEGLGGDTEDYDNPANADLAMVFERRRGLPVTLSLLYAAIARRVGWTAQVLGLPGHVVMALGGDGDRIVLDPFDHGRTLDADGIGELVDRALGGHVTPEREHLRPLSNREVLVRLLSNQATRARRRGETGRALVLAERMTALAPRLTGLWWERARLEQLAGDSVSARASLVAMLDTTRDPRTRTRIADALQALARSNS is encoded by the coding sequence ATGGTACGCAAGTCGATGGATTCCGGCGGGATCGACCCCGCGATGGACCCGGCGCTGGCTCGTCTCGGGCTGCTCGACGACGCCGACATCGACCTCGCCGACGCGGCCCTCGCCTGCGCTGGTGCCGACCGCCCCGGCAGCGACCTGTCGCCGCTCAAGGCGCGCATCGCCGGGTTGGCCGGGCGCCTGCTGGCCCAAAGCTCAGGCATCACCGCCAGCGCCGAACGGGCCGCGCTGCTGGTCGCCTTGCTGTCGGGCGAGGAGGGCCTGGGCGGCGATACCGAGGATTACGACAACCCCGCCAACGCCGACCTGGCGATGGTCTTCGAGCGCCGCCGCGGCCTCCCGGTGACGCTGTCGCTGCTGTACGCGGCGATCGCCCGGCGCGTCGGCTGGACGGCGCAGGTGCTCGGCCTGCCCGGCCATGTCGTGATGGCGCTCGGCGGCGACGGCGACCGCATCGTCCTCGACCCCTTCGACCATGGCCGGACGCTCGATGCGGACGGCATCGGCGAGCTCGTCGACCGCGCACTCGGCGGCCACGTCACGCCGGAGCGCGAGCATCTCCGCCCGCTCAGCAACCGCGAGGTGTTGGTCCGCCTGCTCAGCAACCAGGCGACTCGCGCCCGCCGTCGCGGCGAGACCGGTCGCGCGCTTGTCCTCGCCGAGCGGATGACCGCGCTGGCACCGCGCCTGACCGGCCTGTGGTGGGAGCGCGCCCGGCTCGAGCAGCTCGCGGGCGACTCGGTGTCGGCCCGCGCCAGCCTGGTGGCAATGCTCGACACCACCCGTGACCCGCGCACGAGGACACGGATCGCTGACGCGCTGCAGGCGCTGGCGCGGTCGAACAGCTGA
- a CDS encoding YraN family protein, whose translation MRDTASRNAAERRGRRAEGIAAWWLRCHGYAILARRARVPGGEVDLVVRRGHTLVFVEVKARATLVAGQEALRRADLRRVARAAEILAARYGDGCTTTRIDAIIVLPWKWPVHLRSIWSGDW comes from the coding sequence ATGCGTGACACCGCGAGCCGCAACGCCGCCGAGCGCCGGGGCCGTCGTGCCGAGGGCATCGCCGCGTGGTGGCTGCGTTGCCACGGCTACGCGATCCTGGCGCGCCGCGCCCGAGTCCCCGGTGGTGAGGTCGATCTGGTCGTGCGGCGCGGACACACGCTGGTCTTCGTCGAGGTCAAGGCGCGCGCGACGCTCGTCGCCGGACAGGAAGCGCTGCGGCGTGCGGACCTGCGACGCGTCGCCCGTGCTGCCGAAATCCTCGCCGCGCGTTACGGAGATGGTTGCACGACGACCCGGATCGACGCCATCATCGTGCTGCCGTGGAAATGGCCGGTTCACTTGCGTTCGATATGGTCAGGGGACTGGTAG
- the gshB gene encoding glutathione synthase, producing the protein MALRVAVQMDPIETVNTAGDSTFALMLKAQERGHRLWHYLATDLSYEAGRVRTRARPLTVRRDGSRHFDWTGETQVIDIGHDTDVVLMRQDPPFDMAYITATHLLERAATETLVVNDPAEVRNAPEKLFVLGFPDLMPPTLVTRRLDDAVEFRARHGAVVVKPLYGNAGSAVFHIGESDANLPALVELFSDVWHEPFMVQKFLPDVSAGDKRIVLVDGVATGAINRLPKAGEIRSNLAAGGSAQATDLSPREHEICLAIGPELKRRGLVFVGIDVIAGYLTEINVTSPTGIVAIDRFNGTDTPGLIWDAIEARHAAR; encoded by the coding sequence ATGGCCCTGCGGGTCGCGGTCCAGATGGACCCTATCGAGACCGTCAACACCGCCGGCGACTCGACCTTCGCGCTGATGCTCAAGGCGCAGGAGCGCGGGCACCGGCTGTGGCATTACCTCGCCACCGACCTGTCGTACGAGGCTGGGCGCGTACGGACCCGGGCGCGACCGCTGACCGTGAGGCGGGACGGCAGCCGGCACTTCGACTGGACCGGCGAGACTCAGGTCATCGACATCGGCCACGACACCGACGTCGTGCTGATGCGGCAGGACCCGCCGTTCGACATGGCGTACATCACCGCGACGCATCTGCTCGAGCGTGCCGCCACCGAGACGCTTGTCGTCAACGACCCCGCGGAGGTCCGCAACGCGCCGGAAAAGCTGTTCGTGCTCGGCTTCCCCGACCTGATGCCGCCGACCCTGGTCACCCGCCGCCTCGACGATGCCGTCGAGTTCCGCGCCCGCCACGGCGCGGTCGTGGTCAAGCCGCTATACGGCAACGCCGGCTCGGCGGTGTTCCACATCGGCGAGAGCGACGCCAACCTGCCCGCGCTGGTCGAGCTGTTCAGCGACGTCTGGCACGAGCCGTTCATGGTGCAGAAGTTCCTCCCCGACGTCAGTGCCGGCGACAAGCGCATCGTGCTGGTCGACGGCGTTGCGACCGGGGCAATCAACCGCCTGCCCAAGGCCGGCGAGATCCGCTCCAACCTCGCCGCCGGGGGCAGCGCACAAGCGACCGACCTGAGCCCCCGCGAGCACGAGATCTGCCTCGCCATCGGCCCCGAGCTCAAGCGCCGCGGGCTGGTCTTCGTCGGCATCGACGTCATCGCCGGCTACCTGACCGAGATCAACGTGACCTCGCCGACCGGCATCGTCGCGATCGACCGCTTCAACGGCACCGACACGCCCGGCCTGATCTGGGACGCGATCGAGGCCCGGCACGCGGCCCGGTGA
- the rsmI gene encoding 16S rRNA (cytidine(1402)-2'-O)-methyltransferase, with translation MSKLHPGPTEAAPAITPQPPGLYIVATPIGNLGDLSPRAAQVLAGVALIAAEDTRVTSRLLAHIGARTPMTPYHDHNADAVRPRLIARMVGEAVALVSDAGTPLISDPGYKLVRDARAAGITVVTIPGPCAAVAALTLAGLPTDRFLFAGFLPVRSGAKAAAIAEFATLRASLVFYESAGRTAATLTALAEGLGDRPAAVAREISKKFEETVDGSLTSLAARYADTPPRGEVVIVVGPPGEAPAADADTLDDALRAAMAGASLSAAASQVAADLKLPRKAVYARALELRDA, from the coding sequence ATGTCCAAACTCCACCCCGGCCCGACCGAGGCCGCGCCAGCGATTACTCCCCAACCGCCGGGTCTCTACATCGTCGCAACGCCGATCGGCAATCTCGGTGACCTGTCGCCGCGTGCGGCGCAGGTATTGGCCGGCGTCGCGCTGATCGCCGCCGAGGATACGCGGGTGACCTCGCGCCTGCTGGCGCACATCGGCGCGCGGACCCCGATGACCCCGTACCATGACCACAATGCCGACGCCGTGCGCCCGCGCCTGATCGCGCGCATGGTGGGCGAGGCGGTGGCGTTGGTCAGCGATGCCGGTACGCCGCTGATCTCCGATCCGGGCTACAAACTGGTTCGCGACGCGCGCGCTGCCGGGATCACCGTCGTCACCATCCCCGGGCCGTGCGCCGCGGTCGCCGCGCTGACGCTGGCGGGCCTGCCGACCGACCGGTTCCTGTTCGCGGGCTTCTTGCCCGTCCGCAGTGGCGCCAAGGCCGCCGCGATCGCCGAGTTCGCGACGCTCCGCGCCAGCCTGGTGTTCTACGAATCGGCGGGGCGCACCGCGGCGACGCTGACCGCGCTGGCCGAGGGCCTCGGCGACCGCCCCGCGGCGGTGGCGCGCGAGATCAGCAAGAAGTTCGAGGAGACGGTCGACGGTTCGCTCACCAGCCTCGCCGCGCGCTACGCCGACACGCCGCCCCGCGGCGAGGTCGTGATCGTCGTAGGGCCGCCCGGCGAGGCTCCCGCGGCCGACGCCGACACCCTCGACGACGCGCTCCGCGCCGCGATGGCGGGGGCCAGCCTGAGCGCCGCTGCGAGCCAGGTCGCCGCCGACCTCAAGTTGCCGCGCAAGGCGGTCTATGCCCGCGCTCTCGAACTCCGGGATGCGTGA
- a CDS encoding penicillin-binding protein activator: MAILKRFVGARQPVRLAGLLLAAVLAACSSPSNRVVSTAPPAVVVPAETSTTAAPLPSAPQNRVALLVPLTGANAAVGQSIANAANMALLESGERRINLRVYDTAAGGAAAAAGRAIGDGARLFLGPLLAGDVRAVQGIATANTVPLISFSNDAALAGEGTYVLGFQPGQSIARAVAYARSKGVVRFAALIPSGIYGQRASTAFLRAVEANGGKVVSVVNYTRTPQKLLAAARAVTDYDKRLAIAAKTPALRPDGSVAPVTARMPPVAFQALLIADAGPVAAAFGPALTQYGASGVVILGTELWNNEPALRNAKGLAGAVFASVPDDRFAQLSGRYRAKFGAGPSRLASFGYDSVLLVNSLADRWPLGEPFPRALLANPDGFAGIDGVFRFTPSGVADRALEVSRIQGGAIVTVAPAPRTLKGG, translated from the coding sequence ATGGCTATCCTGAAGCGCTTCGTGGGCGCGCGGCAACCGGTAAGACTCGCCGGGCTGTTGCTCGCGGCCGTGCTGGCTGCCTGCTCGTCGCCGTCGAACCGCGTCGTCAGCACGGCACCGCCGGCCGTCGTCGTGCCGGCCGAGACCAGTACGACCGCGGCCCCGCTGCCGTCCGCACCGCAGAACCGCGTCGCGCTGCTGGTGCCGCTGACCGGGGCTAATGCCGCGGTCGGCCAGTCGATCGCCAACGCCGCCAACATGGCGCTGCTCGAATCGGGCGAGCGCCGGATCAACCTGCGCGTCTACGACACGGCTGCCGGCGGCGCTGCCGCCGCGGCAGGCAGGGCGATCGGCGACGGCGCGCGGCTTTTCCTCGGGCCGCTGCTGGCCGGCGACGTCCGTGCCGTGCAGGGCATCGCAACCGCCAACACCGTGCCGCTGATCAGCTTTTCGAACGATGCCGCACTCGCCGGAGAGGGCACCTACGTGCTCGGCTTCCAGCCCGGCCAGTCGATCGCGCGCGCCGTCGCTTATGCCCGCAGCAAGGGTGTCGTGCGGTTTGCCGCGCTGATCCCGAGCGGCATCTACGGGCAGCGCGCCTCGACCGCGTTCCTGCGCGCCGTCGAGGCCAACGGCGGCAAGGTCGTGTCGGTGGTCAACTACACCCGCACCCCGCAGAAATTGCTCGCGGCCGCGCGCGCCGTCACCGACTACGACAAGCGCCTCGCCATTGCCGCCAAGACCCCGGCGCTGCGCCCCGACGGGTCGGTCGCGCCGGTCACCGCGCGGATGCCGCCGGTCGCCTTCCAGGCGCTGCTGATCGCCGATGCGGGGCCGGTCGCCGCCGCCTTCGGCCCGGCGCTGACCCAGTACGGCGCGAGCGGCGTGGTCATCCTCGGCACCGAGCTGTGGAACAACGAGCCCGCGCTGCGCAACGCCAAGGGCCTCGCGGGTGCGGTCTTCGCGAGCGTTCCCGACGACCGGTTCGCGCAATTGAGCGGCCGCTACCGCGCCAAGTTCGGCGCCGGCCCATCGCGACTGGCCAGCTTCGGCTACGACTCGGTGCTGCTGGTCAACAGCCTGGCGGACCGCTGGCCGCTCGGCGAGCCGTTCCCGCGCGCGCTGCTGGCCAACCCCGACGGCTTCGCCGGCATCGACGGGGTGTTCCGCTTCACCCCCTCGGGCGTCGCCGACCGCGCCCTCGAGGTGTCCCGCATCCAGGGCGGCGCGATCGTCACCGTCGCGCCCGCACCGCGCACGCTGAAGGGCGGCTGA
- a CDS encoding DedA family protein, producing MPLAGVAAARGDMPIAGAIFGGVAGSMGGNIAFFALARRLGVERFEAWIDRHGRWLTLDRASVERVRHWFERAGPWVVGAGRCVPGVRSIVSIPAGMVGMRWPAFLAWSTLGTTVWTSALTLAGYRLGKSALPQIEQWLGPVSYGVIGIALATYLFRLATWRKA from the coding sequence ATGCCTCTCGCCGGGGTCGCGGCGGCGCGCGGCGACATGCCGATCGCGGGGGCGATCTTCGGTGGCGTCGCCGGCTCGATGGGCGGCAACATCGCGTTCTTCGCGCTCGCCCGCCGGCTCGGCGTCGAGCGCTTCGAGGCATGGATCGACCGCCACGGCCGCTGGCTCACCCTCGACCGCGCCAGCGTCGAGCGGGTACGGCACTGGTTCGAGCGCGCCGGGCCGTGGGTGGTCGGGGCCGGGCGCTGCGTGCCGGGCGTGCGCAGCATCGTCTCGATCCCTGCCGGGATGGTCGGCATGCGCTGGCCGGCGTTCCTGGCCTGGTCGACGCTCGGCACGACGGTATGGACCAGCGCGCTGACGCTGGCGGGCTACAGGCTGGGGAAATCAGCGCTGCCGCAGATCGAGCAGTGGCTCGGGCCGGTGTCGTACGGCGTCATCGGCATCGCGCTCGCGACCTACCTTTTCCGCCTCGCGACCTGGCGCAAGGCATGA
- a CDS encoding histidine phosphatase family protein encodes MKKLTLLRHAKSSWDDTVERDFDRPVNGRGRRAAARIGRWIADEGLAFDHVVASPAVRVRQTIEGVEDGLGRPLRPLWDTRIYLSSAATLLLLIQQLSDEKQDALLIGHNPGCEDLLLMLVPPGGDMRGEAELKYPTATLARMELDIERWADADENIGNLVRFIRPRDLDPTLGPDD; translated from the coding sequence GTGAAGAAATTAACCCTTCTGCGTCATGCCAAGTCGTCGTGGGACGACACCGTCGAGCGCGACTTCGATCGCCCGGTCAACGGCCGCGGCCGCCGTGCCGCTGCCCGCATCGGGCGCTGGATCGCCGACGAGGGGCTGGCTTTCGACCATGTCGTCGCGTCGCCGGCGGTGCGCGTCCGCCAGACCATCGAGGGTGTCGAGGATGGGCTCGGCCGGCCGCTGCGCCCATTGTGGGACACGCGAATCTACCTGTCATCCGCGGCGACGCTGTTGCTGCTCATCCAGCAGCTCAGCGACGAGAAGCAGGACGCGCTGCTGATCGGCCACAACCCCGGCTGCGAGGACCTGCTGCTGATGCTGGTGCCGCCCGGCGGCGACATGCGCGGCGAGGCCGAGCTGAAATACCCGACCGCAACGCTGGCGCGCATGGAGCTCGACATCGAGCGCTGGGCCGACGCGGACGAGAATATCGGCAATCTGGTGCGCTTCATCCGGCCGCGCGACCTCGACCCGACGCTGGGGCCGGACGACTGA
- a CDS encoding helix-turn-helix domain-containing protein produces MASGVSFANRLELVLKALSMSRARLAADLGIDKSLAGRWVSGAVQPSAYNMERLTALIAGRCAGFTMLDWDRDLSALAERLGVAPTDGNGSGLPPEDRRQALLPPLPYGLVELARRETRRRGAAYEGRWRTTRLSSSGALRYMVEHALIRCDGDSLEFRHFGGGWAVRGWLLVLSVQLYGVICDGSDDSIGFYVLNGVTAARADCFDGIFSTVCADRGLTPNAQVIVFERVGNLGADDDDWIAGHVSQSAVVDADDIPANIRAAVAPDIGPAAVAAGGDAMLRVPISRSLCVGALGGIERVGALGGIER; encoded by the coding sequence ATGGCGAGTGGGGTCAGCTTTGCGAACCGTCTCGAACTGGTCCTCAAGGCCCTGTCGATGTCGCGCGCCCGTCTCGCGGCCGATCTCGGCATCGACAAATCGCTCGCCGGTCGCTGGGTGTCGGGTGCGGTTCAGCCGTCGGCCTATAACATGGAGCGGCTGACCGCGCTGATCGCCGGGCGTTGCGCGGGCTTTACCATGCTCGACTGGGACCGCGACCTGTCGGCGCTGGCCGAACGGCTCGGCGTCGCCCCGACCGACGGCAACGGCTCCGGCCTGCCCCCGGAGGATCGCCGCCAGGCGCTGCTGCCGCCCTTGCCCTACGGCCTCGTCGAACTGGCGCGGCGCGAGACCCGGCGGCGCGGCGCCGCCTATGAGGGGCGCTGGCGGACCACCCGGCTGTCGAGCTCGGGGGCGCTGCGCTACATGGTCGAGCACGCGCTGATTCGCTGCGACGGCGATTCACTCGAGTTTCGACACTTTGGCGGTGGCTGGGCGGTACGCGGCTGGCTGCTGGTGCTGTCGGTCCAGCTTTACGGCGTGATCTGCGACGGTTCCGACGATTCGATCGGCTTCTACGTGCTCAATGGGGTCACCGCGGCGCGTGCCGATTGCTTCGACGGGATCTTCTCGACGGTCTGCGCCGACCGCGGACTGACCCCGAACGCGCAGGTCATCGTCTTCGAGCGCGTCGGCAACCTCGGCGCTGACGACGACGACTGGATCGCCGGCCATGTTTCACAGAGCGCTGTCGTCGATGCCGACGATATTCCCGCCAACATCCGGGCCGCGGTCGCGCCGGATATCGGCCCCGCCGCGGTCGCAGCCGGGGGCGATGCGATGCTGCGCGTACCGATTTCGCGTTCCCTGTGCGTCGGCGCCCTCGGCGGGATCGAGCGCGTCGGGGCGCTCGGCGGGATCGAGCGCTAG